From one Streptomyces sp. R41 genomic stretch:
- a CDS encoding rhamnogalacturonan acetylesterase → MSLTRRQVTSAAFAALPLAVAASAPAFAAPSPRRHRTLYIAGDSTAAQKYADAAPETGWGMALPFFLGNDLPVANHAVNGRSSKSFIDEGRLDTILEAIAPGDFLIVQFGHNDEKSADPTRYTEPWTTYQDHLRQYVDGARARGARPAFATSVERRKFDADGNAVPTHGDYPAAMRALAEDEHVALLDIQALSLALWQKLGVEETKKYFNWTATEQDNTHFNPPGAIAVARLVAAELLRHRVLAPRDLRRLDEEIPESWITWPTA, encoded by the coding sequence GTGTCCCTAACCCGCAGACAGGTAACCTCGGCGGCCTTCGCCGCCTTACCCCTCGCCGTCGCCGCGTCGGCACCCGCCTTCGCGGCGCCGTCCCCCAGAAGGCACCGCACCCTCTACATCGCCGGTGATTCCACCGCCGCCCAGAAGTACGCCGACGCCGCCCCGGAGACCGGGTGGGGCATGGCGCTCCCGTTCTTCCTGGGCAACGACCTCCCCGTCGCCAACCACGCGGTGAACGGCCGCAGTTCGAAGAGCTTCATCGACGAAGGGCGCCTCGACACCATCCTCGAAGCGATCGCACCCGGCGACTTCCTGATCGTCCAGTTCGGCCACAACGACGAGAAGAGCGCCGACCCCACTCGCTACACCGAGCCCTGGACGACGTACCAGGACCATCTGCGTCAGTACGTCGACGGAGCGCGGGCCCGTGGTGCGCGGCCGGCGTTCGCCACCTCCGTCGAGCGCAGGAAGTTCGACGCGGACGGCAACGCCGTGCCGACCCACGGCGACTACCCGGCGGCGATGCGCGCCCTCGCCGAGGACGAGCACGTCGCGCTGCTCGACATCCAGGCCCTGTCGCTCGCCCTGTGGCAGAAGCTCGGTGTCGAGGAGACGAAGAAGTACTTCAACTGGACGGCGACCGAGCAGGACAACACGCACTTCAACCCGCCAGGAGCGATCGCCGTGGCCCGTCTCGTCGCCGCCGAGTTGCTGCGGCACCGGGTGCTCGCGCCCCGGGACCTGCGCCGGCTCGACGAGGAGATCCCCGAGTCCTGGATCACCTGGCCGACCGCCTGA
- a CDS encoding polysaccharide lyase family 1 protein yields the protein MNSQIWHEHITRIGTRAAALIGCTALVLTVTGTTAQAQPRDLARQTLAAGDGWASDGAGTTGGSAADAAHVYTVTTWDGFKAALADGGSAPKIIKIKGTIDANADGCDSFAAPGYDFAQYLADYDPAVWGYDKVVSGEQEDLRAASAAGQDAVIKAFVPANTTIVGIGDDAGFKGASLQIKAVDNVIVRNLAFESPLDCFPQWDPTDGDTGNWNSEYDSAVVYAATHIWLDHNTFTDGDHPDSTLPTYYGRIYEQHDGELDIVKGADYVTASWNVFADHDKTILIGNSDSASTAAVDRGHLKVTFHHNLFTGLVERAPRVRFGQVDSYNNHFAADSAYSYSFGIGMESQLVAEHNAFTLPAGTSAAKVLKKWKEAPVTADDNYVNGTATDLIAVHNAEIPAETLQSGAGWTPTLRTHVDSPKAVPGIVDHRAGAGKIC from the coding sequence ATGAACTCACAGATTTGGCATGAGCACATCACAAGAATCGGAACGCGAGCGGCCGCGCTGATCGGCTGCACCGCCCTCGTGCTCACCGTCACCGGCACCACCGCCCAGGCCCAGCCCCGCGACCTCGCCCGCCAGACCCTCGCCGCCGGCGACGGCTGGGCCTCCGACGGCGCCGGCACCACCGGCGGTTCGGCCGCCGATGCCGCGCACGTCTACACCGTCACCACCTGGGACGGGTTCAAGGCGGCGCTGGCGGACGGCGGCTCCGCCCCGAAGATCATCAAGATCAAGGGCACGATCGACGCCAACGCCGATGGCTGCGACTCCTTCGCCGCGCCCGGCTACGACTTCGCCCAGTACCTCGCCGACTACGACCCGGCGGTCTGGGGCTACGACAAGGTGGTCAGCGGCGAGCAGGAGGATCTGCGCGCGGCATCCGCGGCCGGCCAGGACGCCGTCATCAAGGCCTTCGTCCCCGCCAACACCACCATCGTCGGCATCGGCGACGACGCGGGCTTCAAGGGCGCGAGCCTGCAGATCAAGGCCGTCGACAACGTCATCGTCCGCAACCTCGCCTTCGAGAGCCCCCTCGACTGCTTTCCGCAGTGGGACCCGACCGACGGCGACACCGGGAACTGGAACTCCGAGTACGACAGCGCGGTGGTGTACGCGGCCACGCACATCTGGCTCGACCACAACACATTCACCGACGGGGACCACCCGGACAGCACGCTGCCGACGTACTACGGCCGGATCTACGAACAGCACGACGGCGAGCTCGACATCGTCAAGGGCGCGGACTACGTGACCGCCTCCTGGAACGTCTTCGCCGACCACGACAAGACCATCCTGATCGGCAACAGCGACAGCGCCTCGACCGCCGCCGTCGACCGGGGGCACCTGAAGGTCACCTTCCACCACAACCTGTTCACCGGCCTGGTCGAGCGCGCGCCCCGCGTCCGCTTCGGCCAAGTCGACTCGTACAACAACCACTTCGCGGCCGACTCCGCGTACTCCTACAGTTTCGGCATCGGCATGGAGTCCCAACTCGTCGCCGAGCACAACGCGTTCACGCTCCCCGCCGGGACCAGCGCGGCCAAGGTCCTGAAGAAGTGGAAGGAGGCGCCGGTCACCGCCGACGACAACTACGTCAACGGCACGGCGACCGACCTGATCGCCGTGCACAACGCGGAGATCCCGGCGGAGACGCTCCAGTCGGGCGCCGGCTGGACGCCGACCCTGCGGACCCATGTCGACTCGCCCAAGGCGGTACCGGGGATCGTCGACCACCGCGCCGGCGCCGGAAAGATCTGCTGA